Proteins encoded in a region of the Flavobacteriaceae bacterium HL-DH10 genome:
- a CDS encoding molybdopterin-dependent oxidoreductase codes for MSKNEVKTTCSYCGVGCGIIVKKDHNNKVLVEGDKDHPVNKGMLCSKGMNLHYVVNDTSDRILYPEMRWSRSHPRERVSWDDALDRAASVFKSIIKKHGPDSVAFYVSGQSLTEEYYIANKLTKGFIGTNNIDTNSRLCMSSAVVGYKKTFGEDSVPISYADIELADCFLITGANPAWCHPILFRRIEQHKEKNPDVKIIVVDPRKTDTANFADIHLQILPGTDVILYNAIARCLYKRGLIDEAFIKKHTEGFSDYKEQIFGTSLKEASKLCGVSEKEIRKAADTIGLSKGFISMWAMGLNQSVVGTDKNTALLNLSLITGQVGKPGSGPFSLTGQPNAMGGREVGGMANLLAVHKDLQNEEHRREVAQFWGVDSISPKPGLTATEMFEALESGKLKAVWIACTNPLVSLPNTHQIERAMKNAKFVVVQDISHKADTLEYADLVLPAAGWLEKEGTMTNSERRISYLPKEINAPGEARPDVEIFCDFAQRMGFRGFNYNSAEEIYDEYASMTKGTKIDVSFLNYYRLKHEGTFQWPVPEYRHSGTPRLFEDKKFYTPSQKAIFNVAKTIKNTSVQPNGEYPLILTTGRVRDQWHTMTKTGKVSRLKTHYPTPVLEINPVDAYLNKIKDGNISEIKSANGVVRVRAKVTDAIKKGVVFLPMHWGKQLQSDLNRTNNLTNTHIDPQSKEPDFKFTTVSVSKYKKKAEKIIIAGAGAAAFRFVQNYREYNEVDEIHVFSKEPNLFYNRVLLPEYVTEELTWEQLLKIKKVELNKLNITVHPETLITKIDKENKVVTASDGEAYSFDKLILATGSRAFIPKDVQIDLPGRFTMRNKSDADAFKSYLDATGLPPEEQHVAIVGGGLLGLELAAAMKHKNVKITIIQRASRLMERQLDKVSSKLLALDVQERGIQIYFDNEVSTVFDDDDTGELNITLKSGKLITANAIVYAIGTIPNIEIARENGIDCSRGVKVNQHLQSSHPDIFAIGEIAEYNNQLFGITSAAEQQANILANFIAGDISCSYHGSVLMNILKFNDLNLCSIGEINVPENDDSYEEVIFTDIKKRYYKKCIVKDDLLIGAVLMGDKNEFAEFKTMIESKIEMSDKRNTLLRGASNDVPVLGKLVCSCSQVGAGNIEETIKDGCTDFTALCNKTGAGLGCGSCKTEVREILNNTKVLA; via the coding sequence ATGTCTAAAAATGAAGTAAAAACAACATGCTCTTATTGTGGAGTTGGATGTGGTATTATTGTTAAAAAAGACCATAATAATAAGGTTTTAGTAGAAGGCGATAAAGACCATCCGGTAAACAAAGGCATGCTATGTTCTAAGGGAATGAATTTGCATTATGTTGTAAATGACACGTCTGATAGAATTTTATATCCAGAAATGCGATGGAGTCGTTCGCATCCGCGTGAGCGTGTAAGTTGGGACGATGCCTTAGACAGAGCTGCGAGCGTTTTTAAATCTATTATTAAAAAACATGGACCAGATAGTGTGGCATTTTATGTGTCTGGACAAAGTTTAACTGAAGAATATTATATTGCTAATAAACTTACAAAAGGGTTTATAGGAACCAATAATATAGATACCAATTCACGCTTGTGTATGAGTTCGGCAGTGGTTGGTTATAAAAAAACATTTGGGGAAGATAGTGTGCCTATCTCGTATGCAGATATAGAGTTGGCAGATTGTTTTTTAATTACTGGGGCTAACCCAGCTTGGTGTCATCCTATTCTTTTTAGACGCATCGAGCAGCATAAAGAAAAGAACCCTGATGTTAAAATTATAGTTGTAGATCCACGAAAAACGGATACAGCTAACTTTGCAGATATCCACCTTCAAATTCTTCCAGGAACCGATGTTATTCTTTATAATGCTATCGCACGTTGTTTATATAAGCGTGGTTTAATTGATGAAGCATTTATTAAAAAGCATACTGAAGGTTTTAGTGATTATAAAGAACAGATTTTTGGAACGTCCTTAAAAGAAGCATCAAAATTATGTGGCGTTTCTGAAAAAGAAATAAGAAAAGCAGCAGATACTATCGGACTTTCAAAGGGTTTTATTAGTATGTGGGCTATGGGACTTAACCAGAGTGTGGTGGGAACCGATAAAAATACAGCGCTTCTAAATTTGTCGTTAATTACGGGACAAGTTGGAAAACCAGGATCCGGACCTTTTTCATTAACTGGACAGCCTAATGCTATGGGTGGTCGCGAAGTAGGAGGAATGGCAAATTTATTAGCGGTTCATAAAGATTTGCAAAATGAAGAACATCGACGTGAAGTGGCTCAGTTTTGGGGTGTAGATAGTATTTCTCCAAAACCAGGTTTAACAGCTACCGAAATGTTTGAAGCACTTGAAAGCGGAAAACTTAAAGCCGTTTGGATTGCTTGTACTAATCCGTTAGTTAGCTTGCCAAATACACATCAAATTGAGCGTGCCATGAAAAACGCTAAGTTTGTGGTAGTTCAAGATATTTCGCATAAAGCAGATACTCTTGAGTATGCCGATTTAGTACTTCCTGCTGCCGGTTGGTTAGAGAAGGAAGGGACTATGACAAATTCTGAAAGACGTATTTCATACTTACCTAAAGAAATTAATGCACCAGGTGAAGCCAGACCAGATGTCGAGATATTTTGTGATTTTGCGCAACGTATGGGGTTTAGAGGTTTTAACTATAACAGTGCCGAAGAGATTTATGATGAGTATGCGTCTATGACAAAAGGGACAAAAATTGATGTGTCTTTTTTAAACTATTATAGATTAAAGCATGAAGGTACTTTTCAATGGCCAGTGCCCGAATATAGACATAGCGGAACTCCAAGATTATTTGAAGATAAAAAGTTTTATACGCCTTCGCAAAAAGCCATTTTTAATGTTGCAAAAACTATTAAGAATACATCGGTGCAACCAAATGGCGAGTATCCTTTAATTTTAACAACAGGTCGTGTGCGAGATCAATGGCACACTATGACTAAAACAGGAAAGGTTTCGCGTTTAAAAACACATTATCCAACACCAGTTTTAGAAATAAACCCTGTGGATGCTTATTTAAATAAGATAAAAGATGGCAATATTTCAGAAATTAAAAGTGCTAATGGTGTTGTTAGGGTACGTGCTAAAGTTACTGATGCTATAAAAAAAGGCGTCGTGTTTTTACCTATGCATTGGGGGAAACAATTGCAAAGTGATTTAAATAGAACGAATAATTTAACCAATACACATATAGATCCGCAGTCGAAAGAACCCGATTTTAAGTTCACGACAGTTTCGGTTTCAAAATATAAAAAGAAAGCAGAAAAAATAATTATTGCAGGTGCAGGTGCGGCAGCTTTTAGGTTTGTACAAAATTATAGAGAGTATAATGAAGTGGATGAAATTCATGTATTTTCTAAAGAGCCTAATTTGTTTTATAACCGAGTTTTATTACCAGAATATGTTACCGAGGAATTAACCTGGGAGCAGCTTCTTAAAATAAAGAAAGTAGAGTTAAATAAACTTAATATTACGGTACACCCTGAAACGCTTATTACTAAAATAGATAAAGAAAACAAAGTAGTAACCGCTAGTGATGGTGAAGCATACTCGTTTGATAAACTCATTCTAGCTACAGGTAGTCGAGCCTTTATTCCAAAGGATGTTCAAATAGATTTACCAGGTAGGTTTACGATGCGAAATAAAAGTGATGCTGATGCCTTTAAATCTTATTTAGATGCTACAGGATTACCTCCAGAAGAACAACATGTTGCTATTGTAGGTGGTGGTTTATTAGGATTAGAGTTGGCTGCTGCTATGAAGCATAAAAATGTAAAAATTACGATCATTCAGCGTGCATCACGATTAATGGAGCGTCAATTAGATAAGGTTTCTAGTAAATTGCTAGCTTTAGATGTACAAGAGCGTGGTATTCAAATTTATTTTGATAATGAAGTAAGCACCGTGTTTGATGATGATGATACAGGCGAATTAAACATTACACTTAAAAGTGGAAAATTAATTACGGCGAATGCAATTGTTTATGCCATTGGAACCATTCCTAATATCGAGATAGCAAGAGAGAATGGTATTGATTGTAGTCGTGGTGTTAAAGTAAATCAACATTTACAATCGTCACATCCAGATATTTTTGCTATCGGAGAAATAGCAGAATATAATAATCAATTATTCGGAATTACATCGGCAGCAGAACAGCAAGCTAATATTTTAGCAAATTTTATTGCTGGCGATATTAGTTGTTCGTATCACGGATCGGTGTTAATGAATATTTTAAAATTCAACGATCTTAACCTTTGTAGTATTGGAGAGATTAATGTGCCTGAAAATGATGATAGCTATGAGGAAGTTATTTTTACCGATATTAAAAAGCGTTACTATAAAAAATGTATTGTAAAAGATGATCTTTTAATTGGAGCCGTTTTAATGGGCGATAAAAACGAATTTGCCGAATTTAAAACGATGATTGAGAGTAAAATAGAAATGTCTGATAAACGAAATACCTTATTGCGAGGTGCTTCAAACGACGTACCTGTTTTAGGTAAATTAGTATGTTCTTGCAGTCAGGTAGGAGCTGGTAATATTGAAGAAACTATTAAAGATGGTTGCACCGATTTTACAGCGCTTTGTAATAAAACAGGAGCAGGTTTAGGTTGCGGAAGTTGTAAAACAGAAGTTCGAGAAATATTGAATAATACAAAAGTATTGGCATGA
- a CDS encoding IS110 family transposase → MTYTREAGKFIVPRIYFPENLLPCPPEPKVLEVYVHTHFPSYEVSIAYEAGCCGYYAHRSFEGFGWSSLVVNPADIHRKGKERFTKTDKIDAQLIARELKDGRLESIHIPEVEREQLRSLFRRRNDLVKDFRRVKSYIKMQLLYFGVRVPESFDNDHWSHDFRAWIDAIIFSHPTARETLDSRMRSFRFIDKELRDVSSKLRAYCRKHYKKDYYLLRSIPGIGGIVACGIICELGDLRRFNNIKHLAGYVGLAPGIHQSGDNQRHTGITMRAHRLMRSYFIEASWQAIRTDPVMQAYYRKHVGKNVKSIIVKIARKLLSRTLAVIKTEIPYTIGVIE, encoded by the coding sequence TTGACATACACAAGAGAAGCTGGAAAGTTCATTGTGCCACGGATCTATTTTCCGGAAAATCTTTTACCATGCCCCCCAGAACCAAAGGTTTTAGAGGTATATGTTCACACCCATTTTCCTAGCTATGAAGTCTCTATCGCTTACGAAGCGGGTTGTTGTGGTTATTATGCCCATCGTAGCTTTGAGGGTTTTGGTTGGAGCTCGTTAGTTGTCAATCCAGCAGACATTCACCGAAAAGGAAAAGAACGCTTCACAAAGACCGATAAGATTGATGCTCAACTGATAGCACGAGAACTCAAAGACGGAAGGTTGGAGAGCATCCATATTCCAGAAGTAGAGCGTGAGCAACTGCGAAGTCTTTTTAGAAGACGTAATGATTTGGTTAAGGATTTTAGGCGGGTAAAGAGTTATATAAAAATGCAGCTGCTCTATTTTGGAGTAAGGGTTCCCGAATCCTTTGATAATGACCATTGGAGTCATGACTTTAGAGCTTGGATAGACGCTATTATTTTCAGTCATCCGACAGCCCGCGAGACACTTGATAGTAGAATGCGCAGTTTTAGATTTATAGATAAAGAGCTAAGAGATGTTTCTTCAAAGCTACGGGCTTATTGCCGTAAGCATTACAAAAAGGACTATTATCTTTTACGGAGTATTCCAGGAATAGGAGGTATCGTCGCTTGTGGGATTATTTGTGAATTGGGAGATTTGCGCCGCTTTAACAATATAAAACATTTGGCTGGCTATGTTGGTCTGGCACCAGGGATACACCAAAGTGGCGATAACCAAAGGCATACAGGTATTACTATGCGCGCTCACCGCTTAATGCGGAGTTATTTTATAGAAGCCTCATGGCAAGCCATACGAACCGACCCTGTGATGCAAGCTTATTATCGTAAACACGTAGGAAAAAATGTTAAGAGCATCATTGTAAAGATAGCTCGTAAATTATTGAGTAGAACCTTAGCCGTTATAAAAACAGAAATACCATATACCATTGGAGTGATAGAATAA
- a CDS encoding PAS domain-containing protein has translation MKNNLADMMCLDIYLSSLTNEEYEKIKHKIGTPKSKPMPLLSWDIYMEGFQKRIIEAKKEMELKQVLSLSKKFNWKNDLNMVFSENNYEALIITDKHQNIIWVNDGFTSMTGYSRKFAINKTPKFLQGEKTSFETKSRIRAKIANNKPFKEIIVNYKKDRTIYNCEVKIIPLHNESTTHFIAFEKEVV, from the coding sequence ATGAAAAATAACCTTGCTGATATGATGTGCTTAGACATCTATTTATCCAGTCTTACAAACGAAGAATATGAAAAAATAAAACATAAAATCGGAACACCAAAATCCAAGCCTATGCCATTATTAAGTTGGGATATTTATATGGAAGGTTTTCAAAAGAGAATAATTGAAGCAAAAAAAGAAATGGAATTGAAACAAGTACTTTCTTTGTCCAAAAAGTTCAATTGGAAAAACGACCTTAATATGGTTTTTTCTGAAAATAACTACGAAGCACTAATTATTACCGACAAACATCAAAACATTATTTGGGTAAACGATGGTTTTACTTCTATGACAGGGTATTCAAGAAAATTTGCGATAAACAAAACACCTAAATTTTTGCAAGGAGAAAAAACATCTTTCGAAACCAAAAGCAGAATAAGGGCAAAAATTGCCAACAATAAGCCGTTTAAAGAAATTATTGTTAACTACAAAAAAGACCGAACAATCTATAATTGTGAAGTTAAAATAATTCCATTGCATAATGAAAGTACTACTCACTTCATAGCCTTTGAAAAAGAGGTTGTGTAA
- a CDS encoding MFS transporter, whose translation MINIDAVKATKLNLFNFKDVSIRTFWITSISFFMCFFAWFGIVPFMPDVVRDLGLTPDQKWNSIILAVSGTVFARLLIGKLCDKYGPRLCYTWLLIIGAIPVILCGLVQTPLQFLICRLFIGFIGASFVITQVHTSLMFAPNIVGTANATSAGWGNLGGGANRLGMPLIAAAVVSFGIADTEAWRYSMVIAGVICFLMGLVYFFFTQDTPKGNFNELKAAGEMVATKKDQVGFLEVIKDYRIWILFVVYAASFGIELTVYGTMDDYLQNTFQLERLTAGNIVLSFALMNIFARTLGGFFGDKFGKLKGLRGRVLFLSFILTLQGIMLVTFSTTTSIIVGVVFLILFSLSVQMAEGATFSVVPFINKKAIGSVSGIVGAGGNVGAFLAAFLLKSKSALAEKAAIVANEGLGDHALKVAQSAASSSAVSQGYFIIGFVVIATGFLALAIKFSSEDEEVPSVSESLTGDLQPIKVKS comes from the coding sequence ATGATAAATATAGACGCAGTTAAAGCCACAAAATTAAATTTATTCAATTTTAAAGATGTTTCAATACGTACGTTTTGGATAACCTCTATTTCGTTTTTCATGTGTTTCTTCGCATGGTTTGGTATTGTACCCTTTATGCCAGATGTTGTTAGAGACTTGGGGTTAACCCCAGATCAAAAATGGAATTCCATTATTCTCGCAGTTTCAGGAACTGTATTTGCACGTTTACTTATTGGTAAATTATGCGATAAATATGGCCCGAGATTATGTTATACATGGTTGCTAATAATAGGTGCTATTCCTGTTATTTTGTGCGGATTGGTACAAACACCGCTTCAGTTTTTAATATGTAGATTATTTATAGGTTTTATTGGAGCCTCGTTTGTAATTACACAAGTGCATACGTCTTTAATGTTTGCACCAAATATTGTAGGTACTGCCAATGCAACATCTGCTGGATGGGGAAATCTTGGTGGTGGTGCTAATCGTTTAGGGATGCCTTTAATTGCTGCAGCAGTAGTGAGTTTTGGTATTGCAGATACCGAAGCTTGGAGATATTCTATGGTTATTGCAGGTGTTATTTGTTTTTTAATGGGCTTGGTTTATTTTTTCTTTACTCAAGATACTCCAAAAGGTAATTTTAATGAGTTAAAAGCTGCTGGAGAAATGGTAGCTACCAAAAAGGATCAAGTTGGTTTTTTAGAAGTTATTAAAGATTATAGAATCTGGATTTTATTTGTTGTCTATGCAGCTAGTTTTGGTATCGAACTTACCGTATATGGTACTATGGATGATTATCTTCAAAATACGTTTCAATTAGAACGATTAACAGCAGGGAACATCGTGTTATCATTCGCTTTAATGAATATTTTTGCGCGTACATTAGGTGGTTTTTTTGGTGATAAATTCGGGAAATTAAAAGGGTTACGAGGCCGTGTATTATTTTTATCATTCATTTTAACATTACAAGGTATCATGTTGGTTACTTTTTCGACTACCACAAGTATTATTGTAGGGGTTGTATTTTTAATTCTTTTTAGCTTATCGGTTCAAATGGCAGAAGGCGCAACATTTTCAGTCGTGCCATTTATAAACAAAAAGGCCATTGGGTCTGTTTCAGGAATTGTTGGAGCAGGTGGTAATGTAGGGGCTTTTTTAGCGGCTTTTTTATTAAAATCTAAATCGGCTTTAGCAGAAAAAGCAGCCATAGTAGCTAATGAAGGTTTAGGCGATCATGCTTTAAAAGTAGCACAGTCTGCAGCATCATCTTCAGCAGTGTCACAAGGCTATTTTATTATTGGTTTTGTTGTAATAGCCACAGGGTTTTTAGCTTTAGCAATTAAATTTTCTTCAGAAGATGAAGAGGTGCCTTCAGTTAGTGAATCTTTAACAGGAGACCTTCAACCTATAAAAGTAAAAAGTTAA
- a CDS encoding rubredoxin, whose amino-acid sequence MIKEPYRLLINGGVLSPGELKYICEAAESLGLDAISFGSRQDIIFPEDIDETKFSQFDKIQFIKPKRDGVENIASSYVSADILPSTSWLTSDRYLYIIEQFKHKLKLRLNITDPKQRLVPLFTGHINFIASEHEDYWYLYIRLPEWKKTEMYPALIYSWDMDKIELAIENILQEEPETIETIFDLVSDAIDTNNRTVDKPLEVPFYPFPYYEGMNRIAMDKYWLGLYWRNNRYDLSFLKAMCELCAESKIGKISITPWKSFIVKGIPIDSKIHWEKFLGRYGINVRHSMLELNWHLPVNDKDALSLKKYLVTNFDQNDISTYGLTFGISNYGSDTYNFTSVVIEKNKQPEALGDFIIRDTYNLLYAKNFDPNTREYVMHVQDVDKVELPGLLMELSQLYFEQLGTENTEEKVLEVNKDAIEEEVYQCKDCLTIYNETYGDITQNIEPFTPFESLSETYECSLCEAPKSSFEKKVLVKH is encoded by the coding sequence ATGATAAAAGAACCTTATAGATTACTAATAAATGGAGGTGTATTATCTCCTGGCGAGCTCAAATATATATGTGAAGCAGCAGAAAGTTTAGGTTTAGATGCCATATCTTTTGGTTCTCGACAGGATATTATATTTCCAGAAGATATTGATGAAACTAAGTTTAGTCAATTTGATAAAATTCAGTTTATTAAACCAAAAAGAGATGGTGTAGAAAATATAGCCTCATCTTATGTGTCGGCAGATATTTTACCAAGCACATCATGGCTTACCAGTGATAGATATTTATATATCATAGAACAATTTAAGCATAAACTTAAATTAAGATTAAATATTACCGATCCCAAACAGCGTTTAGTGCCTTTATTTACGGGACATATTAATTTTATAGCTTCAGAACATGAAGATTATTGGTATCTGTATATCCGACTTCCAGAATGGAAAAAAACAGAAATGTATCCGGCACTAATTTATAGTTGGGATATGGATAAAATAGAGCTTGCTATTGAGAATATTTTGCAAGAAGAACCTGAAACCATCGAAACTATTTTCGATTTAGTAAGTGATGCTATCGATACAAATAATAGAACAGTTGATAAACCTTTAGAAGTCCCGTTTTACCCATTTCCATATTATGAAGGCATGAACAGAATCGCTATGGATAAATATTGGTTGGGTCTCTATTGGAGAAACAACAGATACGATTTATCCTTTTTAAAAGCCATGTGCGAATTATGTGCAGAGAGTAAAATTGGTAAAATATCGATAACGCCTTGGAAATCATTTATAGTTAAAGGAATTCCAATAGACTCTAAAATACATTGGGAGAAGTTTTTAGGCAGATATGGTATAAATGTACGTCATTCTATGCTAGAACTAAATTGGCATTTACCCGTTAACGACAAAGACGCTTTAAGCTTAAAAAAATATTTGGTAACTAATTTTGACCAGAACGATATTAGTACCTATGGGTTAACCTTTGGTATTTCCAATTACGGAAGCGATACCTATAATTTCACATCGGTAGTTATTGAAAAAAATAAACAACCAGAAGCTTTGGGCGATTTTATTATTAGGGATACTTATAACCTCTTGTATGCTAAGAATTTCGATCCGAATACACGAGAGTATGTTATGCATGTGCAAGATGTAGATAAGGTCGAATTACCTGGGTTATTGATGGAGCTTAGTCAGTTATATTTTGAACAATTAGGAACTGAAAACACAGAAGAAAAAGTACTAGAAGTTAATAAGGATGCTATAGAAGAAGAGGTGTATCAATGTAAAGATTGTTTAACCATTTATAATGAAACTTACGGAGATATTACCCAAAATATAGAACCATTTACACCTTTTGAAAGCCTTTCGGAAACCTATGAATGTTCACTTTGCGAAGCCCCAAAAAGTAGTTTTGAAAAGAAGGTTTTGGTTAAACATTAA